A section of the Citrobacter farmeri genome encodes:
- the rnd gene encoding ribonuclease D: MNYQMITTDDALATLCEAVRAFPAIALDTEFVRTRTYYPQLGLIQLFDGEHVALIDPHGISDWSPLKAILRDTAITKFLHAGSEDLEVFLNAFGELPQPLIDTQILAAFCGRPLSWGFASMVEEYTGVALDKSESRTDWLARPLTERQCEYAAADVWYLLPIAGKLMAETEAAGWLSAALDECRLMQTRRQEILAPEDAWRDITNAWQLRTRQLACLQLLADWRLRKARERDLAVNFVVREEHLWSVARYMPGSMGELDSLGLSGSEIRFHGKTLLSLVAKAQALPEEALPEPLLNLMDMPGYRKAFKAIKALVTEVSAEHNVSAELLASRRQINQLLNWHWKLKPQSMEPELISGWRAALMATKLNALLAEYPL, translated from the coding sequence TTGAATTACCAAATGATCACCACTGACGACGCGCTGGCGACCCTGTGCGAAGCGGTCCGTGCGTTTCCTGCAATTGCTCTGGATACTGAGTTTGTTCGTACCCGTACCTATTATCCGCAGTTGGGCCTGATCCAACTGTTTGACGGCGAACATGTCGCACTGATCGATCCGCACGGTATTAGCGACTGGTCGCCGCTGAAGGCAATTCTGCGCGATACCGCCATCACCAAGTTTCTGCATGCGGGCAGTGAAGATCTGGAAGTCTTTCTGAATGCGTTCGGCGAGCTGCCGCAACCGCTGATTGATACGCAAATCCTGGCGGCATTTTGCGGCCGTCCGCTGTCGTGGGGGTTTGCATCGATGGTGGAAGAATACACTGGCGTGGCGCTGGACAAGAGCGAGTCGCGTACTGACTGGCTGGCGCGGCCGCTAACTGAGCGCCAGTGCGAATACGCCGCGGCGGACGTCTGGTATCTGTTACCAATAGCCGGAAAACTGATGGCGGAAACCGAGGCGGCGGGCTGGTTGTCTGCAGCACTGGATGAGTGTCGCCTGATGCAAACCCGTCGTCAGGAGATCCTGGCACCCGAGGATGCCTGGCGCGACATCACCAACGCCTGGCAGCTACGTACGCGCCAACTGGCTTGTCTGCAACTGCTCGCCGACTGGCGTTTGCGTAAAGCGCGTGAGCGCGATCTGGCGGTTAACTTTGTGGTTCGCGAAGAGCATCTGTGGTCCGTGGCGCGCTATATGCCCGGCAGCATGGGCGAACTCGACAGCCTGGGGCTTTCTGGCAGTGAAATTCGCTTCCACGGCAAGACGCTGCTTTCACTGGTAGCCAAAGCGCAGGCGTTACCGGAAGAAGCCCTGCCGGAACCACTGCTGAATCTGATGGATATGCCAGGTTATCGCAAAGCGTTTAAGGCGATTAAGGCGCTGGTAACGGAAGTGAGCGCAGAACATAACGTCAGCGCAGAGCTGCTGGCGTCGCGTCGTCAGATCAACCAACTGCTCAACTGGCACTGGAAGTTAAAGCCGCAGAGTATGGAGCCTGAATTGATTTCTGGCTGGCGGGCGGCGTTGATGGCGACGAAACTCAACGCGCTACTGGCAGAGTATCCGCTTTAA
- a CDS encoding tartrate dehydrogenase, with translation MKKTCRIAAIAGDGIGKEVLPEGIRVLQAAARRWDLSLSIETFEWASCDYYLEHGKMMPDDWREQLSSFDAIYFGAVGWPDTVPDHISLWGSLLKFRREFDQYVNLRPVRLFPGVPCPLAGKKPGDIDFYVVRENTEGEYSSLGGHINPGTEHEVVIQESVFTRRGVDRILRYAFELAQSRPRKTLTSATKSNGLAISMPFWDERVEVMAQHYPDIRWDKQHIDILCARFVMQPERFDVVVASNLFGDILSDLGPACTGTIGIAPSANLNPERTFPSLFEPVHGSAPDIYGKNLANPIATIWAGAMMLDFLGAGEAKYTAAHDGILAAIEQVIASGPKTPDLQGSASTQQVGEAICARI, from the coding sequence ATGAAGAAAACCTGTCGTATTGCCGCCATCGCCGGGGATGGTATCGGTAAGGAAGTGCTGCCAGAAGGCATTCGCGTGTTGCAGGCTGCCGCCAGACGTTGGGACCTGTCCCTCAGCATTGAGACGTTCGAATGGGCCAGCTGTGATTATTACCTTGAGCACGGGAAAATGATGCCGGATGACTGGCGCGAACAGCTATCCTCTTTTGATGCCATTTACTTTGGTGCCGTCGGCTGGCCGGACACGGTTCCGGACCACATTTCCCTGTGGGGTTCGCTACTGAAATTCCGTCGGGAATTTGATCAGTATGTAAATCTGCGCCCGGTCCGTCTCTTCCCCGGTGTGCCCTGCCCGCTGGCCGGCAAGAAGCCGGGCGACATTGATTTCTATGTTGTGCGTGAAAACACCGAAGGGGAATACTCATCGCTGGGCGGACATATTAATCCTGGTACCGAGCATGAGGTGGTCATCCAGGAGTCCGTTTTCACCCGCCGGGGCGTGGATCGTATTCTGCGTTATGCGTTTGAATTAGCCCAAAGCCGTCCGCGCAAAACGTTGACGTCGGCGACCAAATCCAACGGTCTGGCGATCAGTATGCCGTTCTGGGATGAACGCGTCGAGGTCATGGCGCAACACTATCCCGATATCCGCTGGGACAAGCAGCACATTGATATCCTTTGCGCCCGCTTTGTAATGCAACCGGAGCGCTTCGATGTGGTGGTCGCCTCAAACCTGTTTGGCGACATCCTTTCCGATCTCGGCCCGGCGTGTACCGGCACCATCGGCATTGCCCCCTCGGCTAACCTGAACCCTGAGCGTACCTTCCCGTCGTTGTTCGAACCGGTACATGGTTCCGCTCCGGATATTTATGGCAAAAACCTCGCCAATCCGATTGCGACCATCTGGGCTGGAGCGATGATGCTCGATTTCCTCGGCGCTGGAGAGGCGAAGTACACCGCCGCACACGACGGAATTCTGGCGGCGATTGAGCAGGTGATAGCTAGCGGACCTAAAACACCGGATTTGCAGGGGAGTGCCTCAACACAACAGGTCGGTGAAGCGATCTGCGCGAGGATATAA
- a CDS encoding LysR substrate-binding domain-containing protein — protein MNNPPLLTDLRVFILVARRAGFAVVAQELGVSPAYISKRIALLEQNLNVVLLHRTTRRVTITEEGERIYEWAQRILHDVDQMMDELSDVRQVPQGMLRIISSFGFGRQVVAPALSALARQYPQLELRFDVEDRLVDLANEGVDLDIRIGDDIAPNLIARKLGTNYRILCASPSFLAQHGTPKQLADLATCSCLVIKERDHPFGIWQLQNKEGEHVIKVTGPLSSNHGEIVHQWCLDGQGIALRSWWDVCDNIASGHLVHVLPEYYQPANIWAVYVSRLATSAKVRITVEFLRRYFAERYPTFSLK, from the coding sequence ATGAACAATCCTCCTTTGCTGACTGATTTACGCGTCTTTATTCTGGTCGCCCGACGGGCGGGATTCGCCGTCGTCGCCCAGGAACTGGGTGTTTCGCCGGCCTATATCAGTAAACGCATTGCGCTGCTTGAGCAGAACCTGAATGTGGTTTTGCTGCACCGCACCACGCGTCGCGTCACCATTACCGAAGAGGGCGAGCGCATCTATGAATGGGCGCAGCGCATTCTGCATGATGTCGATCAGATGATGGATGAACTCTCTGATGTCCGTCAGGTTCCGCAAGGGATGCTGCGCATCATCAGTAGCTTTGGCTTTGGCCGGCAGGTTGTGGCACCCGCGCTGTCTGCCCTGGCAAGACAGTATCCGCAACTGGAGTTGCGCTTTGACGTGGAGGACCGGCTGGTGGATTTAGCCAATGAAGGTGTCGATCTTGATATCCGCATTGGCGATGATATTGCGCCTAATTTGATCGCCAGAAAGCTGGGGACGAACTACCGAATCCTCTGCGCGTCTCCGTCGTTCCTGGCCCAGCACGGTACGCCAAAACAGCTTGCCGATCTTGCCACCTGTTCCTGCCTGGTGATCAAAGAGCGCGATCACCCCTTTGGGATCTGGCAGTTGCAAAATAAAGAGGGGGAGCATGTCATTAAGGTGACCGGACCGTTGTCATCAAATCATGGCGAAATTGTGCATCAATGGTGTCTGGACGGACAGGGAATTGCGCTGCGCTCCTGGTGGGATGTCTGCGATAACATCGCCAGCGGTCATCTGGTGCATGTTCTGCCGGAGTATTACCAACCGGCCAATATCTGGGCGGTGTACGTTTCACGACTGGCGACCTCGGCTAAAGTGCGTATTACGGTGGAATTCTTACGCCGCTATTTTGCCGAGCGCTACCCGACGTTCTCACTGAAATAA
- the leuE gene encoding leucine efflux protein LeuE, protein MFAEYGVLNYWTYLVGAIFIVLVPGPNTIFVLKNSVGRGMKGGYLAAGGVFIGDAVLMFLAYAGVATLIKTTPVLFNIVRYLGAFYLLYLGAKILYATLKAKGGDAAEEAVPFGAIFKRALVLSLTNPKAILFYVSFFVQFIDVNAPHAGLSFFILATTLEVVSFCYLSFLIISGAFVTQYIRTKKKLAKVGNSLIGLIFVGFAARLATLQS, encoded by the coding sequence GTGTTTGCAGAGTATGGTGTACTGAATTATTGGACTTATCTGGTCGGGGCTATTTTTATCGTCCTGGTTCCGGGACCGAACACGATATTTGTGCTGAAAAATAGCGTCGGACGTGGAATGAAAGGCGGTTACCTTGCAGCAGGCGGCGTATTTATTGGTGATGCGGTGCTCATGTTTCTGGCGTATGCTGGGGTGGCAACGCTGATTAAAACGACGCCAGTATTGTTTAATATCGTCCGCTATCTCGGTGCCTTTTACCTGCTTTATCTGGGCGCGAAAATCCTTTATGCCACGCTTAAAGCAAAAGGCGGCGACGCGGCTGAAGAGGCGGTCCCTTTTGGTGCCATTTTTAAACGTGCGTTGGTGCTGAGCCTGACGAACCCGAAAGCCATTCTGTTCTACGTCTCCTTCTTTGTGCAGTTCATTGATGTGAATGCCCCGCATGCGGGACTGTCGTTTTTCATCTTAGCGACCACGCTTGAAGTGGTGAGCTTCTGCTACCTGAGTTTCCTGATTATCTCGGGGGCGTTTGTCACGCAGTACATTCGTACCAAAAAGAAACTGGCGAAGGTCGGAAACTCGCTGATCGGCCTGATTTTTGTCGGTTTCGCCGCGCGGCTGGCGACATTGCAGTCGTAA
- the yeaR gene encoding DUF1971 domain-containing protein YeaR encodes MLQIPQHYIHTRATPFWNKETAPAGIFERHLDKGTRPGVYPRLSVMQGAVKYLGYADEHSPEAETVMIIEAGQFGVFPPEKWHNIEVMSDDTYFNIDFFVAPEVLMESANQRKVIHTGKK; translated from the coding sequence ATGCTTCAGATTCCACAACATTATATCCACACACGTGCCACGCCGTTCTGGAACAAAGAAACGGCACCTGCCGGAATTTTCGAACGCCATCTTGATAAAGGAACCCGACCGGGAGTGTATCCCCGTCTGTCGGTGATGCAGGGGGCGGTCAAATATCTCGGATATGCGGATGAACACAGTCCAGAAGCCGAAACAGTGATGATCATCGAAGCGGGTCAGTTTGGTGTTTTCCCTCCGGAAAAGTGGCACAACATCGAAGTGATGAGCGATGACACTTATTTCAATATCGACTTTTTCGTCGCGCCAGAGGTTCTGATGGAAAGTGCGAATCAACGAAAAGTCATTCATACCGGGAAGAAATAA
- a CDS encoding DUF1869 domain-containing protein, translating to MGKATYTVTVTNNSNGVSVDYETEAPMTLLVPDVAAEVVKDLVNTVRSYDTENEHDVCGW from the coding sequence ATGGGCAAAGCAACCTATACCGTCACCGTGACAAATAACAGCAATGGCGTCTCTGTTGATTACGAAACCGAAGCGCCAATGACCTTACTGGTGCCCGACGTCGCCGCCGAAGTGGTGAAAGATCTCGTCAATACTGTGCGTTCCTATGATACGGAAAATGAGCACGATGTCTGCGGCTGGTAA
- a CDS encoding translesion error-prone DNA polymerase V autoproteolytic subunit produces the protein MMLYRPAEGRDVIAVPLFSDRVPCGFPSPATDYVEQRIDLNELLVQHPSSTYFVKTAGDSMIDAGISDGDLLVVDSSHTARHGDIVIAVVEGEFTVKRLQLRPTVQLNPMNSAYSPIIIGSEGALDIFGVVTFIVKAVN, from the coding sequence ATGATGTTGTACAGACCTGCGGAAGGGCGTGACGTTATCGCAGTCCCTCTTTTCAGCGATCGGGTTCCATGTGGTTTCCCCAGTCCGGCGACCGACTATGTTGAGCAACGTATTGATCTCAATGAGTTACTTGTTCAGCACCCCAGTTCGACCTATTTTGTGAAAACGGCTGGCGACTCGATGATCGACGCGGGGATTAGCGACGGCGATCTGCTGGTGGTGGACAGTTCACACACTGCCCGCCACGGCGATATTGTGATTGCGGTGGTGGAGGGGGAGTTTACGGTTAAGCGGTTGCAGTTACGGCCTACGGTTCAGCTTAATCCTATGAATAGCGCTTATTCGCCCATTATCATTGGCAGTGAGGGTGCTCTGGATATCTTTGGCGTCGTGACATTTATTGTGAAGGCGGTGAATTAA
- a CDS encoding transporter substrate-binding domain-containing protein yields MSPAKKILLLASLLSPVITLPASANVLEEIQKRGEIRVATDLSIPPSGMLDASMKPVGSDVETAELLAKDWGVKLKFIETTGPTRIPNLQTGKADIIISTLSVTPQRAQVIDFSRAYAGLRSVIGAPAATKISDWGDLKGHAITVTRGTTQDSMLTKDAMKNGVTIQRYDDDATLVTAAVSGQAYAVATSATLVNQIKKQNPKLAFEPKMTLTVFDLAIGLKKNEPELKEKLDQWIVTNLKNGKLNAIYEKYHGEPVPAEIVNRP; encoded by the coding sequence ATGAGCCCTGCAAAAAAAATCTTACTGCTCGCGTCGTTACTGTCCCCCGTTATCACCCTTCCCGCGTCGGCAAATGTCCTGGAAGAAATACAAAAACGAGGTGAGATACGCGTTGCCACCGATTTATCCATTCCACCTTCAGGAATGTTAGATGCCTCAATGAAACCGGTTGGCTCCGATGTTGAAACCGCGGAATTATTGGCTAAAGACTGGGGAGTAAAACTGAAATTCATTGAAACAACAGGTCCGACGCGGATACCTAATTTACAGACCGGAAAGGCCGATATCATCATATCAACCCTTTCCGTCACGCCACAGCGTGCACAGGTCATTGACTTTAGCCGAGCCTATGCGGGATTACGATCGGTCATTGGCGCACCGGCGGCCACGAAAATAAGCGACTGGGGCGATTTAAAAGGACATGCTATTACCGTCACCCGGGGCACGACTCAGGATTCAATGCTGACCAAAGATGCGATGAAAAATGGGGTGACTATTCAACGTTACGATGATGATGCCACGCTGGTTACGGCGGCGGTGAGTGGTCAGGCTTACGCTGTCGCCACCTCAGCCACACTGGTTAATCAGATTAAGAAACAAAACCCTAAGCTGGCATTTGAACCAAAAATGACGCTTACCGTATTTGATTTAGCCATTGGCCTGAAAAAGAATGAGCCAGAGCTAAAAGAGAAACTCGATCAGTGGATTGTCACTAATCTCAAAAACGGGAAGCTGAATGCCATTTACGAAAAATATCATGGCGAACCTGTTCCGGCAGAGATCGTTAACAGACCATAA
- a CDS encoding amino acid ABC transporter ATP-binding protein, which yields MSIITLRNVQKSFGDNPVLKNVSFSVNQGQVVALIGASGSGKSTALRCIDRLETINGGSIEVCGHRVEDPHLNLRKLRQDVGIVFQSYNLFPHLTIEQNITLGPVSVQKMAKAEAKRLALSVLDQVGLADKADSYPEQLSGGQQQRAAIARSLAMKPKVMLFDEVTSALDPKLTGEVLRVIERLAGSGMTMIMVTHEMNFARRVADKIIFMHQGTVHESGTVDILKTPGTAALQEFISNDL from the coding sequence ATGTCCATTATTACACTCAGAAACGTACAAAAAAGCTTTGGCGACAACCCCGTGCTGAAAAACGTCTCTTTTTCCGTAAATCAGGGGCAGGTTGTGGCACTGATTGGCGCCAGCGGTTCAGGTAAAAGTACTGCCCTGCGCTGTATTGATCGACTGGAAACCATCAATGGCGGCAGCATTGAAGTCTGTGGACACCGCGTTGAAGATCCACACCTCAATCTGCGCAAGTTACGGCAGGACGTTGGGATTGTGTTCCAGAGTTACAATCTGTTTCCCCATTTGACGATAGAGCAGAACATTACGTTAGGTCCCGTCTCCGTCCAAAAAATGGCTAAAGCTGAAGCCAAAAGGCTGGCGCTGTCCGTACTCGACCAGGTGGGTCTGGCCGATAAGGCAGACAGTTATCCGGAACAACTCTCGGGCGGGCAGCAACAGCGCGCCGCCATCGCTCGCTCCCTGGCAATGAAACCCAAAGTGATGTTGTTTGATGAAGTGACATCGGCATTAGACCCAAAACTCACCGGCGAAGTCCTGCGCGTCATTGAGCGCCTGGCGGGAAGCGGCATGACCATGATTATGGTCACTCACGAAATGAATTTCGCCCGCCGGGTCGCCGACAAAATTATCTTTATGCATCAGGGTACCGTCCATGAAAGCGGCACGGTAGACATCCTGAAAACGCCGGGCACGGCGGCATTACAGGAATTTATTTCTAACGATTTGTGA
- a CDS encoding amino acid ABC transporter permease codes for MNFPLNFAHIQFLLEGTLWTIVLSLMAFGGGGIMGFLIALGRIAPVRAIRLVISAWVQFIQGTPLLIIMFMVYFGLPQLGMTISPLLAAGLSLTIYASAYLGEIWRGCIQAVPRAQWEAAECLALSSTQRMFNVILPQAIKLATPPTVGFSVQIIKNTSLASVVGFVELARAGQLINNSIFEPFIIYLIVAALYFCLCFPVSVLSRRLEQGAPEKKVKPVPTVSPRIN; via the coding sequence ATGAATTTTCCCCTCAATTTCGCCCATATTCAATTTCTACTGGAAGGCACGCTGTGGACAATAGTCCTGTCACTCATGGCGTTCGGCGGCGGTGGCATAATGGGCTTTCTGATCGCACTTGGCCGCATCGCGCCGGTTCGTGCAATACGCCTGGTCATTTCAGCCTGGGTGCAGTTCATTCAGGGAACGCCTCTGCTGATTATCATGTTTATGGTCTATTTCGGATTGCCACAACTGGGCATGACGATTTCTCCGTTATTGGCTGCCGGACTGTCCCTCACCATTTATGCGAGCGCCTATCTGGGCGAAATCTGGCGAGGTTGCATTCAGGCCGTTCCCCGCGCGCAATGGGAGGCGGCGGAATGCCTGGCACTCTCCAGCACGCAGCGCATGTTTAACGTCATCCTGCCGCAAGCCATCAAGCTTGCGACACCGCCAACCGTGGGATTTTCGGTTCAAATCATCAAAAACACGTCACTGGCTTCTGTCGTGGGATTTGTCGAACTGGCCCGTGCCGGACAGTTAATTAATAACTCGATTTTTGAACCCTTTATTATCTATCTCATTGTTGCTGCATTGTATTTTTGCCTGTGTTTTCCCGTGTCGGTATTAAGTCGCCGACTTGAACAGGGCGCGCCAGAGAAAAAAGTTAAGCCTGTACCCACGGTAAGTCCACGAATCAATTAA
- a CDS encoding amino acid ABC transporter permease, which yields MMLDFTAILSQWQLLLDGAELTAKLALVTTVTGFLIGTLCAIARRSQSRVFARVAAIYVESIRNTPFLVQIFLVYFGLSSMGFSFTAFTVSVIALTINVGAYTAEIMRAGFESVHKGQWEAAETLGLTKWQQYWHVALRPAIERVYPSLTSQFILLMLASSVTSQISTEELTATANFIQSETYRPFETFVIVAGIYIALSLLMRLIFWLFGQAIFPRRRRLGTMI from the coding sequence ATGATGCTCGATTTCACAGCAATACTTTCACAATGGCAGCTCTTGCTGGACGGTGCGGAACTGACCGCCAAACTGGCCTTAGTGACGACAGTGACGGGTTTTCTCATCGGTACGCTCTGTGCCATTGCCCGGCGCTCTCAGTCCAGAGTGTTTGCGAGAGTCGCGGCAATCTATGTTGAATCTATTCGCAATACGCCGTTTCTGGTCCAGATCTTTCTGGTTTATTTCGGCCTGTCGAGCATGGGGTTTTCCTTTACCGCCTTCACCGTCTCGGTGATTGCACTGACGATTAATGTGGGCGCTTATACCGCAGAAATTATGCGTGCCGGATTTGAATCTGTGCATAAAGGGCAATGGGAGGCCGCTGAAACCCTGGGATTAACCAAATGGCAGCAATACTGGCATGTTGCATTACGACCTGCGATCGAGCGCGTTTATCCTTCGCTGACCAGCCAGTTTATTTTATTAATGCTGGCCTCATCGGTGACCTCGCAAATATCCACGGAAGAACTCACCGCGACCGCTAACTTTATTCAATCAGAAACCTACCGCCCCTTTGAAACTTTCGTGATTGTGGCGGGGATTTATATCGCACTCTCGCTGTTAATGCGGCTGATATTCTGGTTGTTTGGGCAGGCTATTTTCCCTCGCCGTCGCCGGCTTGGCACCATGATTTAG
- a CDS encoding NAD(P)-dependent oxidoreductase, whose translation MKTTRSGVVGFLGLGVMGREMARNLAQAGYTVRAFDIVSSAGDALRPFGIEIVSDIPSAVRDADIVISMLPDTPQVEEIVSGLQGLLSVPPRGKLYVDMSTIAPEATRRLSQALQAIGVTMLDAPVSGGPIGAKNGTLTIMVGGDADGFERATPYLRAMGTTLNHVGASGAGQTVKLCNQLICGINIQAICEALALARAWDINLPQMREVLLGGSAASWMLDKLGPAMIEGDTSAGFRIDLMMKDLRLVLEAAQKHPVPLPATALVASQYQNAQAYGEGANGNQALFKVYDRLTGQRTVNTN comes from the coding sequence ATGAAAACGACTCGATCCGGTGTTGTTGGTTTTCTTGGCTTAGGTGTGATGGGGCGCGAGATGGCACGCAATCTTGCGCAGGCAGGATATACCGTACGCGCGTTTGATATCGTCAGCAGCGCAGGCGATGCGTTACGTCCGTTTGGTATTGAAATTGTTAGCGATATCCCCTCTGCCGTCCGCGATGCCGATATTGTTATTTCAATGCTGCCGGACACGCCTCAGGTAGAAGAGATCGTGAGTGGCCTGCAGGGACTGCTGTCTGTGCCGCCACGCGGAAAACTGTATGTCGACATGAGCACCATTGCGCCTGAAGCCACCCGCAGGCTGAGCCAGGCGCTCCAGGCCATCGGCGTAACCATGCTTGATGCCCCCGTCTCCGGCGGGCCGATTGGCGCTAAAAATGGCACGTTGACCATCATGGTTGGCGGTGACGCGGATGGTTTTGAGCGGGCCACGCCTTATCTGCGCGCGATGGGGACGACGTTAAATCATGTCGGCGCATCCGGGGCCGGACAGACCGTGAAGCTGTGTAATCAACTGATTTGCGGGATCAATATTCAGGCGATTTGCGAAGCACTGGCACTGGCGCGCGCCTGGGACATCAACTTGCCACAAATGCGGGAAGTGTTGCTGGGCGGTTCTGCAGCCTCGTGGATGCTCGACAAACTGGGGCCAGCCATGATCGAAGGCGATACCTCAGCCGGTTTCCGCATCGATCTGATGATGAAAGATCTTCGCCTGGTTTTAGAAGCCGCGCAAAAACATCCCGTTCCCCTGCCGGCAACCGCCCTTGTGGCTAGCCAGTACCAGAATGCGCAGGCCTATGGTGAAGGTGCAAACGGCAATCAGGCGCTGTTCAAAGTCTATGACCGGTTAACCGGCCAACGGACCGTAAACACAAATTAA
- the rpiB gene encoding ribose 5-phosphate isomerase B produces MQIVIGSDHAGFHLKQELIQWLQQAGHQLNDIGSYTPDPVDFPDIAYAVCSKVREENGLRGILVCGTGVGAVIAANKVKGIRAAVCHDVHSAHQAVEHDDVNVMCIGAQIVGPWLARDLIDAFLQATFVQDADFVRRVEKLALLEQHN; encoded by the coding sequence ATGCAAATCGTCATTGGCAGTGACCACGCCGGATTCCACCTCAAACAAGAACTCATTCAGTGGCTGCAACAGGCAGGCCACCAGCTCAACGATATCGGGAGTTACACCCCCGATCCGGTGGATTTTCCTGACATTGCTTATGCCGTATGCAGCAAGGTGCGCGAGGAAAACGGTCTGCGTGGGATCCTGGTTTGCGGCACTGGCGTGGGCGCGGTGATTGCCGCGAATAAAGTAAAAGGCATCCGCGCTGCCGTTTGTCATGACGTGCATTCCGCGCACCAGGCTGTTGAGCACGATGACGTGAATGTGATGTGTATCGGCGCACAGATCGTTGGCCCCTGGCTGGCGCGCGATCTCATTGACGCCTTTTTGCAGGCGACATTTGTTCAGGACGCTGACTTCGTCCGCCGCGTCGAGAAACTGGCATTGCTTGAGCAACATAACTGA
- a CDS encoding FadR/GntR family transcriptional regulator has product MEIKREVTENCSGHDRVVKFLREQLLSGVLKAGDSLLPERELSAKLGVSRPVLREALRALAMIGAVEIRHGVGTVVTKPDVSLFGEFFTFVLAHQPNVVDDVMQARIAIERQAIRLACRRGTQSDYDRLADCLREISETIHVPETGGRADFRFHETIVSASGSPTLISIYQSISVLMQRSHLDRREQIMQVEGIEAFLIDHHRAIFAAIVERDEDKADELLSRHFEIGADFRRRATIRMVGSQSIPHTP; this is encoded by the coding sequence ATGGAAATCAAGCGTGAAGTAACGGAGAACTGTAGCGGGCATGACCGCGTTGTTAAATTTTTACGCGAACAGCTACTAAGCGGGGTATTAAAAGCTGGCGACAGCCTGCTACCTGAGCGCGAACTGTCTGCAAAATTAGGAGTCAGCCGTCCGGTATTGCGAGAAGCGCTGAGAGCGCTGGCCATGATAGGTGCAGTAGAGATCCGTCACGGGGTCGGTACGGTTGTCACAAAACCGGACGTTTCGCTTTTTGGCGAATTTTTCACCTTCGTTTTGGCTCATCAACCCAATGTGGTTGATGACGTTATGCAAGCCCGGATCGCCATTGAACGTCAGGCGATCCGCCTGGCCTGCCGCCGGGGAACGCAGAGTGACTACGATCGGTTAGCAGACTGCCTGCGTGAAATTAGCGAAACGATCCATGTCCCGGAGACAGGTGGACGCGCCGACTTTCGCTTCCATGAAACCATTGTCAGCGCGTCAGGCTCACCAACGCTTATCAGCATTTATCAGTCCATTAGCGTACTGATGCAGCGCTCTCACCTCGACAGGCGTGAACAGATTATGCAGGTGGAAGGCATTGAAGCGTTTCTCATTGACCATCATCGCGCCATTTTTGCCGCCATCGTCGAACGTGACGAGGACAAGGCCGATGAATTATTAAGTCGCCATTTTGAAATTGGTGCGGATTTTCGTCGTCGCGCCACCATTCGCATGGTCGGTTCCCAGTCCATTCCCCACACCCCGTAA